A stretch of Myceligenerans xiligouense DNA encodes these proteins:
- a CDS encoding response regulator encodes MTKVLIVDDDAYVRNSLRTILGSQGIDVVGEADDGDQVPEKIARHRPDVVLIDLQMARVGGEEAIRRNADRPEAPRFVALTNFGSEDAVMRVLRAGAAGFLSKDDDPMTLAAHLNAVAEGGAALSSGAASAVIRRSAPTRHTKVTTARTQLAQLTDREREVAALVAGHTNDQIGRRLNMSPNTVKAHVKNATTKLDLVSRAELAVVVALASIDA; translated from the coding sequence GTGACGAAAGTGCTGATCGTGGACGACGACGCCTATGTCCGGAACTCGCTTCGGACGATCCTCGGCTCGCAGGGCATCGATGTCGTCGGGGAGGCCGACGACGGCGACCAGGTTCCCGAGAAGATCGCTCGCCACCGGCCCGATGTCGTGCTCATCGACCTTCAGATGGCACGGGTCGGCGGCGAGGAGGCGATCCGCCGAAACGCCGACCGGCCCGAAGCGCCGCGGTTCGTCGCCCTGACCAATTTCGGCTCCGAGGACGCCGTCATGCGGGTCCTGCGGGCCGGCGCCGCAGGTTTCCTGTCCAAGGACGACGACCCGATGACGCTCGCGGCCCACCTGAACGCCGTCGCCGAGGGCGGGGCCGCACTCAGCTCCGGCGCGGCCTCCGCGGTCATCAGGCGTTCCGCGCCGACCCGGCACACCAAGGTCACGACGGCCAGGACGCAACTCGCCCAGCTCACCGACCGCGAGCGCGAGGTCGCCGCGCTCGTCGCCGGTCACACCAACGACCAGATCGGGCGCCGCCTGAACATGTCCCCGAACACGGTGAAGGCCCACGTCAAGAACGCGACGACAAAGCTCGACCTCGTCAGCCGGGCCGAACTCGCCGTGGTCGTCGCACTCGCGAGCATCGACGCATAG
- a CDS encoding damage-control phosphatase ARMT1 family protein, with amino-acid sequence MTETSGPTTVAQDPAPILSNVPGSFAEGVMLRRHPDIIATVRRLVPYPRAVQDALDHLLSTLDGAIPELPASAVDAAFWRESAAGYVGRRWVDVPFLWAESYFYRLLLEATGYFGEGPWRGVDPFAPQKLAELDSPDLDRDLSELDGLVTAPPAEGLAAALAASLWGNRADLGFRLSDPSSTGRDRVDDLIADDSAALWQLVEASAGPVHLVADNAGRELTADLVLIDRLLETGRTAKAVLHLKPHPYYVSDATTTDLLAVLRRLAAAPGAAAGIADRLQQAIAADRLQVRAHGFWCTPGTFHQLPRDLVDELSAAVVVIVKGDLNYRRLVGDAHWNPTTPFADATGYFPAPVAALRTLKSDVAVGATPDRLEHLNATVPGWRTDGTHAVVHVRT; translated from the coding sequence ATGACTGAGACCAGCGGCCCGACGACGGTCGCGCAGGATCCGGCGCCCATCCTGTCGAACGTGCCCGGTTCGTTCGCGGAGGGTGTCATGCTACGGCGGCATCCCGACATCATTGCCACCGTCCGGCGTCTTGTTCCGTACCCACGTGCTGTGCAGGACGCGCTCGATCACCTGCTGTCCACGCTCGACGGCGCGATCCCCGAACTGCCCGCGAGCGCCGTCGACGCCGCGTTCTGGCGCGAGTCCGCTGCAGGATATGTCGGCCGGCGGTGGGTGGACGTGCCGTTCCTGTGGGCCGAGTCGTACTTCTACCGGCTGCTGCTCGAAGCCACCGGATACTTCGGCGAAGGGCCGTGGCGCGGTGTGGACCCGTTCGCCCCGCAGAAGCTGGCCGAACTCGACTCACCAGACCTCGACCGGGACCTGTCCGAGCTCGACGGCCTGGTCACTGCCCCGCCGGCCGAAGGGCTCGCAGCGGCCTTGGCCGCGTCGTTGTGGGGCAACCGGGCGGATCTCGGGTTCCGTCTCTCGGACCCGTCCTCGACCGGCCGTGACCGGGTCGACGACCTGATCGCCGACGACTCGGCAGCCCTGTGGCAGCTCGTGGAGGCCTCGGCCGGACCCGTGCATCTGGTCGCCGACAACGCCGGCCGGGAACTGACCGCGGACCTCGTCCTGATCGACCGCCTCCTGGAGACCGGGCGCACGGCGAAGGCCGTGCTGCACCTCAAGCCGCACCCGTACTACGTCTCGGACGCGACCACGACCGACCTTCTCGCAGTACTGCGACGCCTGGCCGCAGCGCCGGGCGCTGCCGCGGGGATCGCGGACCGGCTCCAGCAAGCGATCGCTGCCGACCGGCTCCAGGTGCGCGCCCACGGCTTCTGGTGCACGCCCGGGACCTTTCACCAGCTCCCGCGGGACCTGGTCGACGAGCTCTCGGCCGCCGTGGTGGTGATCGTCAAGGGCGACCTGAACTACCGCCGCCTCGTCGGCGATGCCCACTGGAACCCGACCACACCGTTCGCCGACGCCACCGGCTACTTCCCGGCTCCCGTCGCGGCCCTGCGCACCCTCAAGTCGGACGTCGCTGTCGGGGCCACACCCGACCGGCTTGAACACCTGAACGCCACAGTGCCTGGCTGGCGCACCGACGGCACCCACGCCGTCGTACACGTCCGAACTTGA
- the metH gene encoding methionine synthase, producing MPERAAALLGAMRERVVVADGAMGTMIQQANPTLADYQDMEGCNEILTVTRPDLISEIHDAFLDVGVDAIETNTFGANWSNLSDYGIDDRIRELARAGAALARERADAHTTPDHPRWVLGSMGPGTKLPSLGHTTYAHLRDTFAEQAAGLIEGGADAILVETSQDLLQTKAAISGSKQAMTELGQRVPILASVTVETTGTMLMGSEIGAALTTLQAVGVDAIGLNCATGPDQMSEHLRHLARHAEMPVMCQPNAGLPVLGPNGASYPLTPQELAAAHEQFTREFGLGLVGGCCGTTPEHMRQVVDVVRGNALPDRRPERENGVASLYSHTDLHQDASYLAIGERTNANGSKAFREAMLESRWDDVVDIARAQTRDGAHLLDVCVDYVGRDGVADVREVVSRLASASTLPLVIDSTEPEVIRAGLELLGGRGVVNSVNFEDGDGPNSRFARIMPAVVEHGAAVVALTIDEEGQARTADGKVAIATRLIETLTQQWGMRVDDIIVDCLTFPIATGQEETRRDAIETIEAIRELTSRYPGLHTTLGVSNVSFGLNPAARTVLNSVFLHEATEAGLDSAIVHAAKILPLNAIPDEQREVALDLVWDRRRYDDAGEITYDPLSRLLEMFEGVDTAAMRDARAAELAALPVGERLARRIIDGNRKGLDDDVEQALGDGMKALDIVNDHLLEGMKVVGELFGKGEMQLPFVLQSAEVMKTAVALLEPHMERVEGESGSKGTIVLATVRGDVHDIGKNLVDIILTNNGYTVVNIGIKQPISAMIEAAEEHDADVIGMSGLLVKSTVVMKENLEELSSRGLAKRWPILLGGAALTRTYVEDDLAGMFDGTVRYARDAFEGLRLMEPLVKVARGASVDEVGLPALRTRRHNVVKVTETAVEDLPARSDVALDNPVPEPPFWGTRIVKGLQLADYAAFLDERATFMGQWGLKPGRSADGASYEELVETEGRPRLKEWLDRIRTESILDPTVVYGYFPVWSEGDDVVVAHHGPGLAGLTAPDGGSGGSPGTERLRFTFPRQRRDRHLCLADFIKPRSWVEETGRYDVLPVQLATVGDSVAAHTAKLFEGNHYREYMELHGLSVQLTEALAEFWHSRVRGELGFADEEPDDVEGMFKLEYRGARMSLGYPACPDMEDRRKIMELLRAERVGVELSDELQLHPEQSTDALVFHHPECKYFSV from the coding sequence ATGCCCGAGCGGGCGGCCGCCCTGCTCGGCGCCATGCGTGAGCGCGTGGTCGTGGCCGACGGCGCGATGGGCACCATGATCCAGCAGGCCAACCCCACCCTGGCGGACTACCAGGACATGGAGGGCTGCAACGAGATCCTCACGGTCACCCGCCCGGACCTGATCTCAGAGATCCACGACGCCTTCCTCGACGTGGGCGTGGACGCGATCGAGACCAACACGTTCGGCGCCAACTGGTCCAACCTGTCGGACTACGGCATCGACGACCGCATCCGCGAGCTGGCCCGCGCCGGCGCGGCCCTCGCCCGCGAGCGCGCCGACGCCCACACCACGCCCGACCACCCCCGCTGGGTCCTTGGCTCGATGGGCCCGGGCACGAAGCTGCCGAGCCTGGGGCACACCACGTACGCGCACCTGCGGGACACGTTCGCGGAGCAGGCGGCGGGCCTGATCGAGGGTGGCGCGGACGCGATCCTCGTCGAGACGAGCCAGGACCTGCTCCAGACGAAGGCGGCGATCTCCGGTTCGAAGCAGGCGATGACCGAGCTGGGGCAGCGCGTCCCGATCCTCGCGTCCGTCACGGTGGAGACCACGGGCACGATGCTCATGGGCTCGGAGATCGGCGCGGCGCTCACCACGCTCCAGGCGGTCGGCGTGGACGCGATCGGCCTGAACTGCGCCACGGGCCCGGACCAGATGAGCGAGCACCTGCGCCACCTGGCCCGGCACGCGGAGATGCCGGTGATGTGCCAGCCGAACGCGGGCCTGCCGGTGCTCGGGCCGAACGGTGCGAGCTACCCCCTCACGCCCCAGGAGCTGGCCGCCGCGCACGAGCAGTTCACCCGCGAGTTCGGGCTGGGCCTGGTCGGAGGCTGCTGCGGCACGACGCCGGAGCACATGCGCCAGGTGGTCGACGTCGTCCGGGGCAACGCCCTGCCGGATCGCCGCCCCGAGCGGGAGAACGGCGTCGCCTCCCTCTACTCGCACACCGACCTGCACCAGGACGCCTCCTACCTGGCTATCGGCGAGCGCACCAACGCGAACGGGTCGAAGGCGTTCCGTGAGGCGATGCTGGAATCGCGCTGGGACGACGTCGTCGACATCGCCCGCGCCCAGACCCGCGACGGCGCGCACCTGCTGGACGTGTGCGTGGACTACGTGGGGCGCGACGGCGTGGCCGACGTGCGCGAGGTGGTCTCACGCCTGGCCAGCGCGTCGACATTGCCGCTGGTCATCGACTCGACCGAGCCGGAGGTGATCCGGGCGGGCCTGGAGCTGCTCGGCGGGCGCGGCGTCGTGAACTCGGTGAACTTCGAGGACGGCGACGGGCCGAACTCGCGGTTCGCCCGGATCATGCCGGCCGTCGTCGAGCACGGGGCCGCCGTCGTCGCACTCACGATCGACGAGGAGGGGCAGGCCCGCACCGCCGACGGCAAGGTCGCGATCGCGACCCGCCTCATCGAGACCCTCACCCAGCAGTGGGGCATGCGCGTGGACGACATCATCGTCGACTGCCTCACCTTCCCCATCGCGACCGGCCAGGAGGAGACGCGCCGCGACGCCATCGAGACCATCGAGGCGATCCGCGAGCTCACGAGCCGCTACCCCGGCCTGCACACCACGCTGGGCGTGTCGAACGTGTCGTTCGGGCTGAACCCGGCCGCGCGCACGGTGCTGAACTCCGTGTTCCTGCACGAGGCCACCGAGGCCGGCCTCGACAGCGCGATCGTGCACGCGGCGAAGATCCTGCCGCTCAACGCGATCCCGGACGAGCAGCGCGAGGTCGCGCTCGACCTGGTCTGGGACCGCCGCCGGTACGACGACGCCGGGGAGATCACCTACGACCCGCTGTCCCGCCTCCTGGAGATGTTCGAGGGCGTCGACACCGCCGCCATGCGCGACGCGCGGGCCGCCGAGCTCGCCGCCCTGCCGGTCGGCGAGCGGCTGGCCCGCCGCATCATCGACGGCAACCGCAAGGGCCTGGACGACGACGTCGAGCAGGCCCTCGGCGACGGCATGAAGGCGCTGGACATCGTCAACGACCACCTGCTGGAAGGCATGAAGGTGGTGGGCGAGCTGTTCGGCAAGGGCGAGATGCAGCTCCCGTTCGTGCTGCAGAGCGCGGAGGTCATGAAGACCGCCGTGGCGCTGCTGGAGCCGCACATGGAGCGGGTCGAGGGCGAGTCCGGTTCGAAGGGCACCATCGTGCTGGCGACCGTGCGCGGCGACGTGCACGACATCGGCAAGAACCTCGTCGACATCATCCTCACCAACAACGGCTACACGGTAGTGAACATCGGCATCAAGCAGCCGATCTCCGCCATGATCGAGGCGGCCGAGGAGCACGACGCCGACGTGATCGGCATGTCGGGGCTGCTGGTGAAGTCGACCGTGGTGATGAAGGAGAACCTGGAGGAGCTGTCCTCGCGCGGGCTGGCGAAGCGGTGGCCGATCCTGCTCGGCGGGGCGGCGCTGACGCGGACGTACGTGGAGGACGACCTGGCCGGGATGTTCGACGGAACGGTCCGCTACGCCCGCGACGCGTTCGAGGGGCTGCGGCTCATGGAGCCGCTGGTGAAGGTGGCGCGCGGGGCATCCGTGGACGAGGTGGGGCTGCCGGCGCTGCGCACGCGGCGGCACAACGTGGTGAAGGTGACCGAGACGGCGGTGGAGGACCTGCCCGCCCGGTCCGACGTCGCTCTGGACAACCCGGTGCCGGAGCCGCCGTTCTGGGGGACGCGCATCGTCAAGGGGCTGCAGCTCGCGGACTACGCCGCGTTCCTCGACGAGCGGGCCACGTTCATGGGGCAGTGGGGGCTGAAGCCGGGGCGTTCGGCCGACGGCGCCTCCTACGAGGAACTGGTCGAGACGGAAGGCCGGCCGCGGCTCAAGGAGTGGCTGGACCGGATCCGGACGGAGTCGATCCTGGACCCGACCGTGGTGTACGGGTACTTCCCGGTGTGGTCGGAGGGGGACGACGTCGTCGTCGCGCACCACGGGCCCGGCCTGGCCGGGCTGACGGCGCCCGACGGCGGGTCCGGCGGGTCGCCGGGGACCGAGCGGTTGCGGTTCACCTTCCCGCGGCAGCGACGGGACCGGCACCTGTGCCTGGCCGACTTCATCAAGCCGCGCTCCTGGGTCGAGGAGACCGGACGTTACGACGTGTTGCCGGTGCAGCTCGCGACCGTGGGCGACTCCGTGGCCGCGCACACGGCGAAGCTGTTCGAGGGGAACCACTACCGCGAGTACATGGAACTGCACGGCCTGTCCGTGCAGCTCACGGAGGCGCTGGCGGAGTTCTGGCACTCGCGGGTGCGCGGCGAGCTCGGGTTCGCCGACGAGGAACCGGACGACGTCGAGGGCATGTTCAAGCTGGAGTACCGCGGGGCGCGGATGTCGCTCGGGTACCCGGCGTGCCCGGACATGGAGGACCGGCGCAAGATCATGGAGCTGCTGCGGGCCGAGCGGGTCGGGGTGGAGCTGAGTGATGAGCTGCAGCTGCATCCGGAGCAGAGCACGGATGCGCTCGTGTTTCATCATCCGGAGTGCAAGTACTTCTCCGTGTGA
- a CDS encoding zinc-dependent alcohol dehydrogenase, with amino-acid sequence MKAAVVSEFLAPLDVKDVPAPEPGPGQVRVRIEASGLCHTDIHAAHGDWPVKPTPPFIPGHEGVGRIDELGPGVTGRAVGQRVAIAWLGSACGECRYCVSGWETLCERQENSGYSVNGAFAEYAVVPAAFATPVPDDVSSLDAAPLTCAGVTTYKAVKVAKVTPAETVAVFGIGGLGHLAVQYARIAGGFVVAVDVVDHKLGLASRLGADHVVNAAREDPVEAIQRLGGADVAVVLAASPPVFHQAFHSLRRGGRLVCVALPAEGRLELPIFDTVIKGITVIGSIVGTRNDLADVFALHRAGRTEVVAVERKLDDVNESFTDVLAGQVPARIVFGF; translated from the coding sequence ATGAAGGCAGCAGTCGTCTCGGAGTTCCTCGCTCCGCTCGACGTGAAGGACGTGCCCGCCCCCGAGCCCGGACCCGGCCAGGTGCGCGTTCGTATCGAGGCCAGCGGGCTGTGCCACACCGACATCCATGCCGCGCACGGCGACTGGCCGGTCAAGCCCACCCCGCCCTTCATTCCCGGGCACGAGGGCGTCGGCCGGATCGACGAGCTCGGGCCCGGCGTGACCGGCCGCGCCGTCGGCCAGCGCGTCGCCATCGCCTGGCTCGGTAGCGCCTGCGGCGAGTGCCGCTACTGCGTCAGCGGCTGGGAGACACTGTGCGAGCGGCAGGAGAATTCCGGGTACTCCGTGAACGGCGCCTTCGCCGAGTACGCCGTCGTGCCCGCCGCGTTCGCCACGCCCGTGCCGGACGACGTGTCGTCGCTCGACGCCGCACCCCTGACCTGCGCGGGCGTCACCACCTACAAGGCCGTCAAGGTCGCGAAGGTGACACCGGCCGAGACCGTGGCCGTGTTCGGTATCGGCGGCCTCGGACACCTCGCGGTGCAGTACGCCCGGATCGCCGGCGGGTTCGTCGTCGCCGTCGACGTGGTGGACCACAAGCTCGGCCTGGCTTCGCGGCTCGGCGCCGACCATGTCGTCAACGCCGCCCGCGAGGACCCGGTCGAGGCCATCCAGCGGCTCGGGGGCGCCGACGTCGCCGTGGTGCTCGCCGCCTCACCGCCCGTGTTCCACCAGGCCTTCCACTCGCTGCGCCGCGGTGGCCGGCTGGTGTGCGTCGCGCTGCCCGCCGAGGGAAGGCTGGAGCTGCCGATCTTCGACACCGTGATCAAGGGCATCACGGTGATCGGCTCCATCGTCGGCACGCGCAACGACCTCGCCGACGTGTTCGCTCTCCACAGGGCCGGCCGCACCGAGGTGGTCGCCGTCGAACGCAAGCTCGACGACGTCAACGAGTCGTTCACCGACGTGCTCGCCGGGCAGGTCCCCGCTCGCATCGTGTTCGGGTTCTGA
- a CDS encoding GyrI-like domain-containing protein: protein MEIERGERAAQEIVGLHETVRMDELQDFFPRAMTAAAEALAERGMEPTGPAVALYNGMEGETFDVTAGFPVSPGAAPSDDVVAAMLPGGATIEAIHQGAYDHLSDTYEELTAWFEGNGMEMPPVMWEEYLVGPESEADPGRWRTRIVYPVD, encoded by the coding sequence ATGGAGATCGAACGAGGCGAACGCGCGGCCCAGGAGATCGTCGGACTGCACGAGACAGTACGGATGGACGAACTCCAGGACTTCTTCCCCCGCGCCATGACGGCGGCCGCAGAGGCACTCGCGGAGCGGGGCATGGAGCCGACGGGCCCCGCTGTCGCCCTCTACAACGGCATGGAGGGGGAGACGTTCGACGTGACCGCGGGGTTCCCGGTATCGCCGGGTGCCGCGCCGTCGGACGACGTCGTGGCGGCGATGCTGCCCGGGGGCGCGACGATCGAGGCCATCCACCAGGGAGCGTACGACCACCTGTCGGACACCTACGAGGAGCTCACGGCCTGGTTCGAGGGGAACGGGATGGAGATGCCGCCGGTGATGTGGGAGGAGTACCTCGTGGGTCCCGAGAGCGAGGCGGACCCCGGTCGGTGGCGGACACGCATCGTGTACCCCGTCGACTGA
- a CDS encoding GNAT family N-acetyltransferase, protein MSTADAVDPATTDSATAGPSDPSPPDLTVAERAAPPATLPEVHADGLTWRGARREDAPAVLTILNHLAAADNAPFRWSLAEIEERLAAPYRDLDRDFLLGVDGTGALHAFADVHTPPGDETVARAILQGGVHPTRRGEGIGRELLAWQIARGRQKLAASALADRRVPAWLVVHMEDEAPETLGHTFERAGFAAQRYYSDLRRDLSRPIPPVVAPPSDSTLRLVPWTPELDEPTRLARNDAFRDHWGSQPQTRETWAEDRSAFMPAWTYLVVDDAPDVAALLSSPDTDEETAAALRAGDPLVVAYQVASKYVEDFEVRGFTFGYSDNVGVRRAYRGRGLAPAVMAAGMRAMADDGMQYAALDVDTENPSGAVGLYAALGYEKQGGSRMLTIEL, encoded by the coding sequence ATGAGCACCGCCGACGCCGTCGACCCCGCGACCACCGACAGCGCGACCGCCGGGCCCTCGGACCCGTCGCCGCCCGACCTCACGGTCGCGGAGCGAGCGGCCCCGCCCGCCACGCTGCCCGAGGTCCACGCCGACGGACTCACCTGGCGTGGCGCCCGCCGCGAGGACGCACCCGCGGTCCTCACGATCCTCAACCACCTCGCCGCCGCCGACAACGCCCCCTTCCGCTGGTCCCTCGCCGAGATCGAGGAACGCCTCGCCGCGCCGTACCGCGACCTCGACCGCGACTTCCTCCTCGGCGTCGACGGCACGGGCGCCCTCCACGCGTTCGCCGACGTCCACACCCCGCCCGGCGACGAGACGGTAGCGCGCGCCATCCTCCAGGGCGGGGTGCACCCCACCCGGCGCGGCGAGGGGATCGGCCGCGAGTTGCTCGCCTGGCAGATCGCCCGCGGGCGGCAGAAACTGGCGGCCTCGGCGCTCGCGGACCGGCGTGTCCCGGCATGGCTCGTCGTGCACATGGAGGACGAGGCGCCCGAGACCCTGGGACACACCTTCGAACGAGCGGGGTTCGCCGCGCAGCGGTACTACTCGGACCTGCGCCGCGATCTGTCGCGGCCGATCCCGCCGGTGGTCGCCCCGCCGTCGGACAGCACGCTGCGCCTGGTCCCGTGGACGCCGGAACTCGACGAGCCCACGCGCCTCGCGCGCAACGACGCGTTCCGGGACCACTGGGGCAGCCAGCCGCAGACGCGGGAGACCTGGGCGGAGGACCGCTCCGCGTTCATGCCGGCCTGGACGTACCTGGTGGTCGACGACGCACCGGACGTCGCCGCGCTGCTCTCCTCGCCGGACACCGACGAGGAGACCGCGGCGGCCCTGCGAGCCGGGGACCCGCTGGTGGTGGCCTACCAGGTCGCGTCCAAGTACGTCGAGGACTTCGAGGTACGCGGCTTCACCTTCGGCTACTCGGACAACGTCGGCGTGCGCCGCGCCTACCGGGGCCGCGGCCTCGCCCCGGCGGTCATGGCGGCCGGGATGCGCGCCATGGCCGACGACGGGATGCAGTACGCGGCCCTGGACGTCGACACCGAGAACCCCTCGGGCGCGGTGGGCCTGTACGCGGCGCTCGGCTACGAGAAGCAGGGCGGCTCACGGATGCTCACGATCGAACTGTGA
- the fgd gene encoding glucose-6-phosphate dehydrogenase (coenzyme-F420) → MTLKIGYKASAEQFGPRDLVDFTVLAEETGLDSAWISDHFLPWRVNGGHAPSALAWLGAAGERTERITLGTSVMTPTFRYNPAVVAQTFATLALLTEGRVVLGVGSGEALNEIAVSGREWPEFKERFARLREAVGLMRRLWSEDSVDHDGDYYKLVGATIYDRPEKPVPVYVAAGGPMVARYAGRAGDGFICTSGKGMELYTEKLLPGVAEGAAKAERDVSGIDKVLELKISYDRDPAAARENTRFWAPLSLTPEQKHSVTSAEEMERLADELPIEQIAKRWIVASEPEEAVEMIRPYLDAGLNHLMVHGPGHDQRRFLTQFGEDVLPLLRGL, encoded by the coding sequence GTGACTCTCAAGATCGGCTACAAGGCATCCGCAGAGCAGTTCGGTCCCCGCGACCTCGTGGACTTCACGGTTCTCGCCGAGGAGACCGGCCTGGACAGCGCGTGGATCTCGGACCATTTCCTGCCCTGGCGCGTCAACGGCGGGCACGCGCCGTCGGCGCTGGCGTGGCTCGGCGCGGCGGGCGAGCGGACGGAGCGGATCACGCTCGGCACGAGTGTGATGACTCCCACGTTCCGCTACAACCCGGCGGTGGTCGCGCAGACGTTCGCGACGCTGGCGCTGCTCACGGAGGGGCGCGTGGTGCTCGGCGTGGGTTCGGGTGAGGCGCTGAACGAGATCGCGGTGAGCGGCCGGGAGTGGCCGGAGTTCAAGGAGCGGTTCGCCCGGCTGCGGGAGGCCGTCGGGCTGATGCGGCGGCTGTGGTCCGAGGATTCGGTGGACCACGACGGCGACTACTACAAGCTGGTGGGCGCCACGATCTACGACCGGCCGGAGAAGCCGGTCCCGGTGTACGTCGCGGCCGGTGGGCCGATGGTGGCGCGGTACGCGGGCCGGGCGGGCGACGGCTTCATCTGCACGTCGGGCAAGGGCATGGAGCTGTACACGGAGAAGCTGCTGCCCGGCGTGGCCGAGGGCGCCGCGAAGGCGGAGCGTGACGTGTCCGGGATCGACAAGGTGCTGGAGCTGAAGATCTCCTACGACCGGGACCCGGCGGCGGCGCGGGAGAACACGCGGTTCTGGGCGCCGCTCTCGCTCACCCCGGAGCAGAAGCACAGCGTCACCTCGGCCGAGGAGATGGAGCGGCTGGCGGACGAGCTGCCGATCGAGCAGATCGCGAAGCGCTGGATCGTCGCCTCGGAGCCGGAGGAGGCGGTGGAGATGATCAGGCCGTACCTCGACGCGGGCCTGAACCATCTGATGGTGCACGGCCCGGGCCACGACCAGCGCCGCTTCCTGACCCAGTTCGGTGAGGACGTCCTGCCGCTGCTGCGCGGCCTGTGA
- a CDS encoding HAD hydrolase-like protein — translation MTLRPRTDIDTETGAIPAPRSDGSGTHAPKSADATTTARRTLGAVTISLPDRPTHVLLDLDGTLTDSAPGIMACLRTAFTETGIPVPDDAHLRRFVGPPLGLSLARTGLTDAQAEAVVTVYRRELEGGGMYDNTVFDGVTDLLTTLRDAGTTLVVATAKPQPLARPIVRHFALDQYLADGVDSVFGPALEGAGQHAGKEKVVARALAASGGDQAGAAAVMVGDREHDVHAAAANGIPTIGVTWGYGEPGELERAGAAVVVGSPAELREVLLG, via the coding sequence GTGACCTTACGCCCCAGGACCGACATCGACACCGAGACCGGCGCGATACCCGCCCCCCGGAGCGACGGCTCCGGCACCCACGCGCCGAAATCGGCTGACGCCACCACCACCGCGCGCCGTACCCTCGGCGCTGTGACGATCTCCCTGCCCGACCGCCCCACGCACGTGCTCCTGGATCTCGACGGCACCCTCACCGACTCCGCCCCCGGCATCATGGCCTGCCTGCGCACCGCCTTCACCGAGACCGGGATCCCCGTGCCCGACGACGCCCACCTGCGCCGGTTCGTCGGCCCGCCCCTCGGGCTCTCCCTCGCCCGCACCGGGCTCACCGACGCCCAGGCCGAGGCCGTCGTCACCGTGTACCGGCGCGAGCTCGAGGGCGGCGGCATGTACGACAACACCGTGTTCGACGGCGTCACCGACCTCCTCACCACCCTGCGCGACGCCGGCACCACGCTCGTGGTCGCCACCGCCAAGCCGCAGCCGCTGGCCCGCCCGATCGTCCGGCACTTCGCACTCGACCAGTACCTGGCCGACGGCGTCGACTCCGTGTTCGGGCCCGCGCTGGAGGGCGCGGGGCAGCACGCCGGGAAGGAGAAGGTGGTGGCCCGGGCGCTCGCGGCCTCCGGCGGTGACCAGGCCGGCGCGGCGGCGGTGATGGTCGGTGACCGGGAGCACGACGTGCACGCCGCGGCCGCGAACGGCATCCCGACGATCGGTGTCACCTGGGGCTACGGCGAGCCGGGCGAGCTGGAGCGGGCGGGCGCCGCCGTCGTCGTCGGCTCGCCCGCCGAACTGCGCGAGGTCCTGCTCGGATGA
- a CDS encoding GNAT family N-acetyltransferase has product MSTNREGTRMPGGIAARTGAHAPWTITPEDVTSDVAAGLFRDYYTEVSDRWYQREHGHDTDPAELEREIAADAGDGLVPPSGILLVAWYDGEPAGMAGARLGDPATAELKRVYLRPAFRGRGGAARLVGAAEDAARGLGARRIVLDTRNDLVEARTLYARLGYAETEAYNDAPYAEHWFSKDL; this is encoded by the coding sequence ATGAGCACGAACCGCGAGGGCACCCGGATGCCGGGCGGCATCGCCGCCCGCACGGGCGCGCACGCGCCCTGGACGATCACGCCCGAGGACGTCACGTCCGACGTCGCCGCCGGCCTCTTCCGTGACTACTACACCGAGGTCAGCGACCGCTGGTACCAGCGGGAGCACGGGCACGACACCGACCCGGCCGAGCTGGAGCGCGAGATCGCGGCGGACGCGGGCGACGGCCTCGTCCCGCCGTCGGGCATTCTGCTGGTGGCCTGGTACGACGGCGAGCCCGCGGGGATGGCCGGCGCCCGCCTCGGCGACCCCGCCACGGCGGAGCTGAAACGGGTCTACCTCCGGCCGGCCTTCCGCGGACGCGGGGGAGCGGCCCGCCTGGTCGGCGCGGCCGAGGACGCCGCGCGCGGCCTGGGCGCCCGGCGGATCGTCCTGGACACCCGGAACGACCTCGTCGAGGCCCGCACCCTGTACGCGCGCCTCGGCTACGCGGAGACCGAGGCGTACAACGACGCCCCGTACGCCGAACACTGGTTCAGCAAGGACCTCTGA